A single genomic interval of Gossypium raimondii isolate GPD5lz chromosome 11, ASM2569854v1, whole genome shotgun sequence harbors:
- the LOC105802643 gene encoding uncharacterized protein LOC105802643, whose amino-acid sequence MGEGTGNGVLADGKSAEEWLWHAQELVPMALDKARKVKGFPGRWKIIIFKLEQVPSRLSDLSSHPFFSKNALCKEQLQAVSKTLKEAIELADLCLKEKYEGKLKMQSDLDALSGKLDLNLRDCGLLIKTGVLGEATLPVSLVGSSSESETAAHGHLKELLARLQIGHLEAKHKAIDSLVEIMKEDEKGVLSVMGRSNIAALVELLTATSHRIREKTVTVICSLAESGSCESWLVSEGVLPPLIRLVESGSTVGKEKAIISLQRLSMTTETARAIIGHGGVRPLIEICRTGGSVSQAAAASTLKNISAVPEVRQVLAEEGIIKVMINLLDCGILLGSKEYAAECLQNLTASNENLRRSVVSEGGIRSLLVYLDGPLPQESAVRALRNLVGSVSMEVLVSLGFLPRLVHVLKSGSLGAQQAAASTICQVCRTNETKKLVGEAGCIPLLIRMLEAKSNSAREVAAQALSSLVTVSQNCREVKKDDKSVPNLVQLLDPSPQNTAKKYAVSCLASLSSSKKCKKLMISYGAIGYLKKLFEMETPGAKKLLERLERGKLRCLFSRK is encoded by the coding sequence ATGGGAGAAGGTACTGGAAATGGGGTTTTGGCTGATGGTAAGTCGGCTGAGGAATGGTTATGGCATGCTCAAGAACTTGTTCCCATGGCACTTGATAAGGCAAGGAAGGTGAAGGGGTTCCCCGGTAGGTGGaagattataattttcaaattggaGCAGGTCCCGTCACGGTTATCGGACTTGTCGAGCCATCCTTTCTTTTCGAAAAATGCTCTTTGTAAGGAGCAACTGCAGGCTGTGTCAAAGACATTGAAGGAAGCCATTGAATTGGCAGATTTATGTCTGAAGGAGAAGTATGAGGGGAAGCTTAAGATGCAGAGTGATCTCGATGCGTTGTCTGGGAAACTGGATCTGAATTTAAGGGATTGTGGACTTTTGATCAAGACTGGTGTACTTGGTGAAGCTACTTTGCCTGTATCTTTAGTTGGTTCGTCATCGGAATCGGAGACTGCAGCACACGGCCATCTAAAGGAATTGCTTGCACGTCTTCAGATTGGGCACTTGGAAGCAAAGCACAAAGCTATTGACAGCCTTGTTGAGATTATGAAGGAGGATGAAAAGGGTGTGTTGTCTGTTATGGGACGGAGTAACATCGCTGCTTTAGTCGAGTTGTTAACAGCAACTTCTCATCGTATCCGGGAAAAGACTGTGACTGTAATCTGCTCACTTGCAGAATCTGGGAGTTGTGAGAGCTGGCTTGTTTCGGAAGGTGTTTTGCCTCCTCTCATAAGGCTTGTTGAATCTGGCAGCACAGTTGGTAAAGAGAAGGCAATAATTTCACTTCAGAGGTTATCGATGACAACAGAAACAGCCAGAGCAATTATAGGGCACGGCGGGGTTCGACCACTAATTGAAATCTGCCGGACTGGAGGCTCGGTTTCACAGGCTGCAGCTGCTAGTACATTAAAAAACATATCAGCTGTTCCTGAGGTTCGACAAGTGCTAGCAGAGGAAGGAATCATAAAAGTGATGATCAATCTCCTTGATTGTGGAATTTTGTTGGGTTCAAAAGAGTATGCTGCAGAATGCTTGCAGAATCTCACTGCCAGCAATGAGAATCTGAGAAGGTCTGTTGTTTCAGAAGGTGGAATTCGAAGTCTATTGGTATACCTTGATGGTCCTTTACCCCAAGAATCAGCAGTTCGAGCTTTGAGGAACTTGGTTGGCTCGGTATCGATGGAAGTTCTTGTGTCACTTGGCTTCCTCCCTCGATTAGTTCATGTGCTCAAATCCGGATCATTGGGTGCACAACAAGCTGCTGCATCAACCATCTGTCAAGTTTGCAGaacaaatgaaacaaaaaagcTGGTAGGCGAAGCTGGCTGCATTCCTCTTCTTATTAGGATGCTTGAGGCTAAATCAAACAGTGCTAGAGAGGTAGCTGCTCAAGCCCTTTCAAGCTTGGTAACTGTGTCCCAGAATTGCAGGGAAGTGAAAAAGGACGATAAAAGCGTGCCAAATCTGGTCCAGTTGCTTGATCCAAGTCCCCAAAACACCGCAAAAAAGTATGCAGTGTCTTGCCTGGCATCTCTCTCATCAAGTAAGAAATGCAAAAAGCTTATGATCTCATATGGAGCCATTGGGTATCTCAAGAAGCTTTTCGAGATGGAAACCCCTGGTGCCAAGAAGCTACTTGAGAGGTTGGAAAGGGGAAAACTTAGATGTTTGTTTAGCCGGAAGTAG
- the LOC105802646 gene encoding peroxisomal membrane protein 11C, with translation MSTLDATRAELALVVLYLNKAEARDKICRAIQYGSKFLSDGQPGTAQNVDKSTSLARKVFRLFKFVNDLHGLISPVPQGTPVPLVLLGKSKNALLSTFLFLDQIVWLGRTGIYKNKERAELIGRISLFCWMGSSICTTLVELGELGRLSASMKKLEKKLKDSDKYKNEEYRAKLQNSNERTLALVKAGMDIVVAVGLLQLAPKKVTPRVTGAFGFVSSLISCYQLLPSPPKSKTP, from the exons ATGAGTACACTGGATGCAACTAGAGCCGAACTTGCTCTTGTAGTTTTGTATTTGAATAAGGCTGAAGCAAGGGATAAGATATGCAGGGCTATACAATATGGCTCGAAATTCTTAAGTGATGGGCAACCTGGCACAGCGCAAAATGTTGACAAATCAACCAGCTTGGCACGGAAAGTTTTCCGCCTTTTTAAG TTTGTGAACGATTTGCATGGTCTTATTAGCCCAGTTCCTCAAGGAACTCCTGTTCCACTTGTTCTGCTAGGAAAG TCAAAGAATGCACTGTTGTCAACTTTCTTATTTCTCGATCAAATTGTGTGGCTTGGCAGAACAGGCATCTATAAG AACAAAGAACGTGCTGAGTTGATTGGACGAATATCCCTTTTCTGTTGGATGGGATCATCAATATGTACCACATTGGTTGAG CTTGGGGAGCTTGGAAGGCTATCTGCATCAATGAAAAAGTTGGAAAAGAAACTTAAGGATAGTGACAAGTACAAG AATGAGGAGTATCGTGCAAAGCTCCAAAATTCAAATGAGAGGACTTTGGCCCTTGTTAAAGCGGGAATGGATATAGTAGTAGCAGTTGGGCTTCTTCAATTGGCACCGAAGAAAGTCACCCCTCGAGTAACGGGAGCCTTTGGATTTGTTTCATCTCTCATCTCCTGCTATCAG TTACTTCCGTCACCGCCCAAGTCTAAGACACCTTGA